CAAAGTTTTAAATTTACTTTATTAAATTTTTGATTCACTTTAGTTattgaattcataattaaatatttatatgtttagtagatttttgatttttgagtCATTTGAATACATATCTAATATTATAGCTTCGTTCttgcatgttttttttttaatttttcatttgatttaattttattaaatttaaattttcatcaaaaaatatttcCTAACAAAGACGACTATGTATGTCATACTCAAATTCAAAACATgtgattaaaaattaaaaaagtagTTACTATTGTACTGGTCAATTGGATGTTTTTGTTGTCCCTttcattatgaaaatataggtCCCCTTTCTTGTTGGATTATTGAACTTTTAGTTTAGTTATATTATTATAAGTTGAATGGACAAGTTTAATAATTGTGAAGCAGCAGTATCTGATGAGTAGATCTTATGTTTTGGTTGACAGGCGGAGACACTGATTGGTCTCTTACGGCAACCAAGATCCGGTAACGCCGCTGCAGCAAAACTAGCCAGAGCTTCTGATGTGTCGTTTTGATTGTCTGTACACCACATGTTTTGTCTCCCtcttttgtttgtttctttgtTTTGTATTATAGCTACTCAAgataaaaaaattgtcaaataCAAGGTTAACAGAAAGTCGAAAATTGTAAATATCTTTTTAAGTTATGTAAATTTTGGTTGTTTTCTTGGAATGTGACTTGTGAGTTTTTCTTATCTCGATTCAataaatttcatttagaatttagTATTTGAACccattattaaatatttttataagatactttcaaatcaaaatttgaaaaaagcctatacttatatttttcaaacataAATAAGCTAATCagttaaaatattattctttttttaattatatgcattagttttaataaattaaaaattttaaatgtatttaaaagttttaaaatgtgttataatttaaatatctaaataaaatttaataaacgTGAgcctccttttcttttcttgaggTGATGTGATACCCACTTTTGGATGGATTCAAAGGTTTGCATGGACCTGgattgtttcttttttcttttgataaagcTTCCATATACTTTTAGGAGACAAAACAAATGGTGTGCTACGTGAAAATCACAAGTAACCCTTTGTTACCTGATTCCTTAACCATGGAAATTTAAAACAAAGTGTCACTAGGGATCCAATTGGTTTTCCTTTTTTTGCTCAATTTATGTATAGTCACCATCACTAAGACCAACTTATTACATCAAAGTGAGTAATGAAATTGACCTATAAACTCTTCTTCATATGGATCTAGAGAGGCGTAATGGGTTCACCCGAACCCCTTCagtaaaaaattacattatatatattagataaatttttaatatttatgattATATATCAATTTTGAACTTCCTAAACATAAAGGAAAGTGTAGTGCAGCGGTAGATAGGCCCTCGCGGCTTACGCTCAGGACCCTTACGTCTCTGATTCGAATCTCGTTGTGGGCATGTGTggcatttatttttaatttctctttATTATTTGGGAACAATCATTAGTTGGCTCACCTTTCacgtatttttttcttttttttaaagaagggctgaaataatatatttaaacctaaaaaaattaaaggtcCCATTTCCAAAAGTTaaatcacttttttttcttctcaaatccctaaatcactttttttttgttcttcccCCCAAAACTAAGAGCCAAAATCtcacataattttattattgttgatttgTTTCATACCCAAAGAGTTCTTTCTTCAAGGGAAGGTCTTCTCTCCATTTCTTTCAAAAAATTGTCTTTCTTGATTAAATATTGGCTATCTTCATTTTTAAGTTGTGAAACTTTCAAGATTGTCTTTCTACTTCTTTCTTTGATAATTGTAAATAGATTTATAAgctatttgaatttttaaaaatcgagAATAAAAACTTTCTTAACTTTGTCAAAGATTGAAGAAAAGAGAAACTAAATTGAAATTGATTATGTTTACTTATTGTTTAGTAAATTTTAGTTCTATGAAcattgaaattgaatttttaaattagAATGATTGAATTAGGACAATATATTGTTTTTGATAATAATGATGGGTATTCTAATTTCCAACAATAATTATACTACCAAATATTCTTGAGTCATTCACATAAATCTTACCGGTTATCTAATAAATATTCAACCTAACTTTGTTAAAACTATCATTGACTACTAATAGAAGAGCAAAGGAAGTTGATAGTAACACCTATTGTAATTTGTAAAGAATTGTCTCTAACGTATTTAACATTCAACTATCTTATACAGATTCAAGAATCAATGAAGAAGAACTTTTTCAAagtatcaaattcaagttctatcGCTTATAATCAACCTAATCGGGAAGAAAATGCTAATCATTTAGAAGTATCATCACTTTCTTCTCAAGAATTTGATTTAAGTTCTTTAAAGGCTGATCCAGATGAAAGAACTCAAATCTTGGAATTTCATCCAAATCATCGTGACGCTATTAGAAGAGCTTATCTTCAGAAAAAACCTTGTCAACCTCTATTaagagagttttcccaaatagAGATTTATGGAGATATGCGACGTTTTAATCGTCAATGGTTTGAAGAATTTCCTGATTGGTTAGAGTATAGTGTAAGTAAAGATGCACCCTATTGtttgtattgttatttattcAAGGGAAATAACAATCTTCAAGGTGGAGGTGATGTATTTTCGAGTACGGATTTTAGGAGTTTGCACAAAAGGTCTAGTTTGAAACACACATGTTGGTGGGCTTACTAGCatccataatcaatcaaaaagaaaatgtgaAGATCTAATACAGTAACAACAATCTATTCATGCTTCATTTGAGAAACAATCTAATCAAGATAAGCATGGGTATCGAATCCACTTAGCAGCTTCGGTTGATGTAGTAAGACTTCTTGTGAAACAAGATTTGGCATTTCGAGGTAATGATGAATCTAAATCATCACTTAATAGAGGtaattttcttgagatttttttattttatgctcAAAAATGTGATGAAACTCATACTTTTGTAGTGAAAAATGCTCCTCAAAATGATCAAATGACTTATCCAAAGATTCAAAAAGAAATTGTGATTACTTGCAAGAATGAAACAATTAAGGGTATCATAAAGGAACTAAATGGTGACTATTTTTCCTTATTGGTTGATGAATCTTTTGATGTTTCACACAAGGAGCAAATGGCGGTTGTTTTACAATATGTTGATAGAAGAGGATTTGTGATAGAGAGACTTCTTGACATTGTTCATGTTAAAAATACTAGTGTTTTATCTCTAAAAGATGTAATTGTCAATTTACTTTCTCAACATTCCTTGAGTCTATCTTACGTGCGTGGACAATGCTATGATGGAGCAAGTAATATGCAAGGTGATATCAATGGCCTTAAGATGTTGATTAAGAAAGAAACTAGATTGGCTTATTCCATTCATTATTTTGCTCATCAACTTCAATTAACTCTTGTTGGTGTTTCTAAAAAATGTCTTCAAGTTAGAGAACTTGTACACTTGGTTTCAGATATTTTTAATGTGTTGGCGGCTTCTTATAAACGTATGGATGAATATCGAGAatcttaaaaaagaaaaattcaagagGCTTTTGATATGGGTGAACTCAAAACTGGTAGAGGTTTGCATCAATTACTTGGTATTTCTAGAGCTTGTGATTCTCGTTGGGGATCTCACTTcaaatcttttaattattttattctcaaGTTTGGTACCATTGTGGATATACTTGATAATATTGTTGAAACTGCACATTCTATAGATGAAAGATCTAGGGAAACATGATATATCAGAGTTGCTCAAACATATGAGGTTGCATTCATATTGCatttcatgaaaaaaaatttaGGAATTACAAATGATCTTAGTACATGTTTACAAAAAAAGGAGCAAGACATTGCAAATGCCATGCTACTTGTTAAAGTGTCCAAGAAAAGGTTGCAAGATTTGAGGGAAAATAAAAGATGGGATTTGTTTGTTGCTGAGGTGTTTATATTTTGTGTCAAGTATAACATTGTGGTACCTAATTTTGATGAGCCGTCTGTTAACTCTGGAAGATCACAACGTAAACCTGCTGATTATACTGTCTTTCATCATTATCGTGTTGAAgtattttgtaaaataattgaTTGGCAACTGCAAGAATTTAATGATTGTTTTGATGAGGTGACAACTGAGTTGCTTTATGGAGTTGCTTGTTTGAATCCAGTAGActcattttcaagttttgatatccaaaaaataatgagaatgattGAATTATATCCTAATGACTTTGATGAACTTAGTATGTGTGCACTTGAGAATCAGCTTGCAAATTACATTATTGATGTTCGTGATATAGACAAAAAGGTTCTATGATTTAAATGGGCTTTGTGATCTTTCAAAATGATTGGTTGAGACAAAAAAGCATTCATGTTATTCTCTTGTATTTCGTGGTGAAATTTTCTTTGCTTCTGCCAGTTGCCACTGCATCTGTTGAAAGAGCTTTTTCAGCAATGAAGTTTATTAAGAATGAGTTGCGAAGTCGAATGAATGATGAGTTCTTGAGCGGTTGCATGgttccttttataaaaaatgatgtgtttaatgatgtttcaaCTGATGATATTATTGTCTTTTCAAGTAATGAAACCTCGCAGAATAGTATTGTAAATGTGCTTGAAAAGTATTAGGAGTGATCTCTTTTTGGAGTTTGTACTTAACACCCTAGTTCTAGAGTTATATGTGGggaataactattttttttgttctaCTTATCACATTTTTTGCTCTACCTAGCATCCTAGTTCTAGATTGACACATTGTAAAGGGGTAACTTTTTGTTTTACTATAATTATTTCTATTAGTTTCAGGTCTCTTGTGATAGAACTAACTTTTTATATCTATAAACTATATACTACTTCCCTTGGAATTGTGTTTTGTTGGCTTATTCGGACGTTTTATTTTTCGAACCCCCTAAGTAAAAATTCTGAATTTGCCAATAGGTACTGCAATGCTTGATTAAGATTTAGTCGGGGCTGCAATGCGAGCTCCGAATcgtgaaaaatcaaaaaaaaaaaaaaactcttccTTTTATCTTTTTGGAAAGGAAtgtgccaaaataaagaaatgaaAATTCATATAGTCAGTGTTAGTCGACCCTTTTATATTTGATGTTTGTGCATAAAATGTGATATTTGacaaaaagtatttgaaaatcgAATTGTATTGGGGTATgtatttaattttagaaaatagaattttataagtgaaaacaaaaaataaCTTCACATCTTTTCTAAGATCATTTCTTCAAGCTTGAAATTCATTTTCAAAAAATCCCTCCCCACCGCCCATATAAAATCAGTCTAATCACCAAATGCTGTTTTGACTTGGTCTTTTTAATAGACGTATTCTTTTTGTAAACTTTCAAAGTGACTTGACTAGTTTATAAAacttttttgatttatataCGCACTTGATATGCATCACTAATGTTTATAAGTGAAAATT
This Solanum dulcamara chromosome 1, daSolDulc1.2, whole genome shotgun sequence DNA region includes the following protein-coding sequences:
- the LOC129895003 gene encoding uncharacterized protein LOC129895003, which produces MKKNFFKVSNSSSIAYNQPNREENANHLEVSSLSSQEFDLSSLKADPDERTQILEFHPNHRDAIRRAYLQKKPCQPLLREFSQIEIYGDMRRFNRQWFEEFPDWLEYSKQSNQDKHGYRIHLAASVDVVRLLVKQDLAFRVKNAPQNDQMTYPKIQKEIVITCKNETIKGIIKELNGDYFSLLVDESFDVSHKEQMAVVLQYVDRRGFVIERLLDIVHVKNTSVLSLKDVIVNLLSQHSLSLSYVRGQCYDGASNMQGDINGLKMLIKKETRLAYSIHYFAHQLQLTLVGVSKKCLQVRELVHLVSDIFNVLAASYKRMDEYRES